CCCTTCGAGCGGCAGTCCGTTAGGCCCATCGAGCCGCCAGGCGACTTTTCGCGCCGTTGTCCCGGTGTTGCGCACTTCGACGCTGAAATCCAAGTGATAGGCGGGCGCCGACGGGTCCTCGACGTCAGCCGGGGCGACTTTGGCCAGGCGGAATTTCTTGACGATCGACAAACCGAACTCGGTCGCGTCGTATTGAAACGCGATCTCGCTCTCGTCAGCCTGCGGCAAAGCTTGCCAATTACCGCTCAGCATGTCGAGACCGGCCAGCTCTTTGGCGTCCTTGGCGATTTTCTTGCCGTCGACACTCTCGAGCGTTAGCAAGAACGACAACGGATCGAGCGACTCGGGCCGGACGATTTCCATCGGGCGGCGGCGGAGCGTGCCCGTCAGCTCTTGCGGCGCCGGCTTCTCGCCGCCGGCCTCGCGCTCGATCGCCAGCGTGAACGTTTGCCCTGGCTCGGTCGTTTTCAGCACTTCGTAGAATTCGATCGGACCGACCACCTGCTGGCCATTAATGGCCGTGATCACGTCATTCACTTTCAGGCCGGCCGCGGCCGCGGGCGTGCCAGGACCAACGACGCGCACCAAGGTACCGGAACGATTATCCGGCGGCATGGTCAGATCGAGCTGACCGAGGTAGCCGCTGCGATCCTCTTGATCGAGATATCGCGGGCTGGTGAGCTCGATGCGTTCGACGGCCGCGCCCGTGTTGAGCAGCGTCACCAGTTCGCGGTAGCCGGTGGCCGGATCGAGTGAGCCCAGCGTGTAGCGCTGCTCGGGCACCATCGGCTTGGGGGCAGCCGGCTGCTGGGGCGCTGCATCCGCGTCGGCCGGTTTTTCGCCTCCGGCCTTGTCGGCGGCAGCCACTTCTTGCGCCGCCAGTTCGTCCGCCGCCTTCTGGTCGGCCGTTTTCTCTTCCGGCTCGGCGGCCTTTTGCTGCTGCGGCTGCGGCGGTTGCAGCCACCGCATAATCATCATGTTCGCCGAAAGCACGACGAACGAAAGCATGAGAAACGTGAGGAATCGCTTGTCCATTCCCTGCGTCCTTCTTAGCCGCCTGAGCGACTGTTTGTGCTGACTTGTCCTGGCAAAGGGGCACGGCGCGGAAGTACGCTATTACCGTCCGCCCCGGCACGACACCACGCCGTTAGCGACCATCGCGCAGCCGGTCGCCCAAAAAGTTATCCAGCTCGGGCGTCTCGTAGATCTTTACGATCGTTTTTTCCACCGGATACTCCACGCGCCGGAAGGTCACCAGGTCGTCCTCGATGACCACGTAGCAGGCGCGCGGATCGCCGTCGCGAGGTTGGCCCACCGAGCCGACGTTGATCATCGTCTTCTCCGGGCCAAGCTGATGCTGGTAGCTAATCTCGTCGGGGCTGAGAAAATTCAAACTCTGCGTAAACACACCGGGCACGTGCGTGTGCCCCTGGAAGCAGTGGTGCTCGATCAAGGAAAAGATCTTTTCCATCTTCCGCTGGTTGTAGATGTCCTCGGGGAAGACGTATTCATTCAGCGGATTGCGGGCCGAGCCGTGTACGAACAAAAAGCCGTTCTCGCGCCGGTTGCGCGGCAACTCACCGAGGAAGTCCCAGCGGCGGGCGTTGTCGGCCGGGCTGCCGAGCGGCTTTTCCAATTGCTCGCGCGTCCAGAAGATCGCCCGCTCGGCACCGGAGTTAAACCCCTCGGGATCGAACAAGGCTCCCTGGTCGTGGTTGCCCAGGATGCAGACGTTGACCTTCATGACCAGGTCAATGCATTCGCGGGGATTCGGCCCGTAGCCGATAATGTCCCCCAGGCAGTAGATTTCGTCGATCCCCTGCCGCCGGATATCGGCCAGCACCGCCTCGAGAGCTTCGAGGTTGCTGTGAATGTCGCTGATCAGGGCACGCTTCACGAGAGCTGACCTTTTGTCGCCCAGGCGTCACATTAAGCGCGCGCGGCGAGGGAGCCGGGGACATTGTCACAAACCAATACCGCAGTGTAAGTTAGCGTTTTCAGGCGGTCAAGGAGTCCGCGCCGGTGGCTATCTAACACGGCTCGGGCTGCACTGTTGCGGCGGCAGCCTTGTCCGCCTGCCATGCCGGACCGCCCGACAATTATACGGCATCCCCAGGTGTGTAATTGCGAATCCTGGCCCTCGAAACGAGCGGTACCACCGGCAGCGTGGCCGCTTTTGACGATTCCCGGGCACTGTCCCAAGCGGCGCTTGATCCCGCCCTGCGCAGCGCGCGGACCTTGGCTCCCGCGATTGCCGAACTCCTCAAACAAGTGGCGTGGAAGCCGCGCGATGTGCAGATGGTTGCGGTGGGAGTCGGCCCGGGTTCGTTCACCGGTTTGCGCCTGGGAGTGATGACGGCCAAGGCGTTTGCCTATGCCGTGGGTGCGCAGGTGCTCGCGATCAGCACGCTCGAAGCCATCGCACGAAATTCCGCTGACGGTGCTGGCCGGGTGGCCGTGGCCATCGACGCGCAGCGCGGCGAGGTGTACTGCGGTCGATACCACTTTCTTGCGGGCGGCGAAGTGGAGCGCGAAGCCGAGATCGCGATCATCTCGGTCGACGATTGGTTGGCTTCGCTCAATCAAGAAACGCTGGCGTCGGGGCCAGCGCTTGTAAAGCTTGCCGAACGTGTCAACGCCGCAGCGCATTTGGCGCCGCGGGACAAATGGCTTCCTGATGCGGCGGCGATCGGCCGGTTGGCCGCCCAGCGCGCGGCGCGCGGCGAAAGCGACGACTTGTGGTCGCTGGCGCCCTGCTATTTGCGCCGCAGCGCCGCCGAAGAGAAATGGGAAACGCGCGCGACCTGAACGCGTGCGGCGATTATTGCATCGCTCGGCGCTCGATCATCAATTCGCCCTTGTCAGGCAGATAGACGTATTTGCTGTCGTCCGGCAGCTCGGGCAGGTTGATGTTGTTCGCCTGCACGATGTCACGCATGAAAACCTCGTGCGATTTCGGCAGCTCGCCGTGCTCTCCCTTATACAGATTCATGGCGTGCTCGAGGTTCAAAAAGATCGCCCGATCCTGGATACGCAGATAGGTACTTGTGGGTGTGGCCAGGACGCCCTTACCGATCTCCTTGGCCGCGATTCCTTTCTTGGTCAGGTCCTCGGATGCCTTTTCTTGCACCGGAGCGGCCGGCGGGGGCGTGATGGCTGGCGGCAATGGCGCCGGGGGACCGCTGCCGGCCGTAGCTGCGGGGGGCGAAGCGCCTGGACCAGATGCCGCGTCGCCGCAGCCCAGGATCAGGGAGACCGCACTCAACAGAAGAAGGTGGCAGCTTTTCATGTTCGCTCCCCGAGTAAGTTGCACCTATTGTGCAGCCGTGCGGGCGACGAATCCAGTGCTTGGATTCCAAAAGCAAATACATCCGCAGATTACGCAGATGGACGCAGATTTTTGACGAAGCAGGCGTCATGGTGATGCTTGCTTTTCTCGTCTTTTCAATGTTATCTGCGGAATCTGTGCAATCTGTGGACGTGTTTTCGTGTTTTTTTCCTGCACTCAGAGCTTCAAGTCCCACGCGCGCATCGGGTCAAGCAGCTCGTGGCGCGTGAGGTCGAAATCCAACGGCGTTACCGTCACATAACCGGCCTCCAGGGCGGTGAGGTCGGTTTCGTGGGCTCCGCGGCGCGGCGGTGGGTCGCTGGTCGCCCAATAGTAATTGCGGCCGCGCGGATCGGTGCGCTTCTCGAAATGCTCGCCGTAACGCTCTATGCCCATCGGCACCACCTTCACCCCTTTGGGGCTCGTCAGGGCGGGCGTCGGGATATTGATGTTGAACAGCTGCGAGCGATCTCCTTTGCGGGCCAGGATCTGCTTGATGACGCCCACGGCCATGGCGGCGGCGCGATCGAAGTCGGCGGTCTCGCTGAATTCGAGTGAAACGGCAATGCTCGTGATCCCGAAAAAAGCACCTTCGATCGCGGCGGCGACGGTGCCGGAGTAAAGGACATTGATCCCCGCGTTCAGTCCGCCGTTGATGCCGCTGACGACCAGTGTGGGCCGGTTTCGGCAGAACTCGAAAATGCCCAGCTTGACGCAATCGGCCGGGCTTCCCTCGACAGCCCAGCCGCGGCTGCGTTTTCCTTCGAAGACTTCTTTGACAACCAGTGGGCTCAGGAAGGTGATCGAATGGCCTACCCCACTCTGCTCGGTGGCTGGCGAGACGACGGTGACGTCGCCCAGCTTGACGAGCTCTTGTTCCAGGGCCGCCAGGCCAGGTGCGTAGATTCCATCGTCGTTGGTCAGAAGTATTTGCACGAATGATTCTCGATGAGAGGCGGATTAGATGCCGCTTAAGGCGGCCAATTCGTGGTCTGTCGCCCGCACTATACTGCTCGCCGCCCCTGGGGGGCAACGAACCCTATCCAACGTTCGAAGGGAACCTTATAATTCGTGGTTTCACCCGGCGAAGGTCGGGCTTTTTTCGTTATTGGGACCTGCCGGTTGGACCGCAGCCGCGCCGTCGCTCCGAATACCATTCCACATGGCTCTGGATACCGCGATCGCGAATGCCCCCAGTCCCAGCACCACGGATGAAAAGGTGCTGGTGCTCGATTTCGGCGCGCAATACGCGCAACTGATCGCGCGCCGCGTCCGCGAGCAGAATGTTTATTGCGAGATCGTCCGCCACGACATCACGCCCGAGCGACTCCGCGAGATCGCTCCCAAGGGGATCATCCTTTCCGGCGGACCATCGAGCGTGTATGAGCCGGGGGCGCCGCATTGCGACCCGGGCATCTTCCGCTTAGGCATTCCCGTCCTGGGAATCTGTTACGGCATGCAACTGGCCTGCGATGCCCTGGGGGGCAAGGTCAACAACGTGCAGGCGCGCGAGTTTGGCCGAGCCAATTGCGAAATCACGCGCGACGACGATCTGCTGGCGGGCCTGCCGCGGCATACTCAGGTGTGGATGAGCCACGGCGACCAGGTGACGCAGGTCAGCCAGGACTTCGAGCCGCTGGCGGCCACGGCGACTTGCTCGATCGCGGCCGTGAAGCACAAGACCCTGCCCGTGTACGGCGTGCAGTTTCATCCCGAGGTGACGCATACGCCGCAGGGGCGCGAGATTCTGGCGAACTTCCTGCGCCGCGTCTGTCACACGACGGGCGCCTGGCAGTTGGGCGACTTTGCTCAGCAGTCGATCGAAACCATTCGACGCCGCGTGGGTGATCGGCGCGTGATCTGCGGCCTCTCGGGGGGCGTCGATTCGTCGGTCGTGGCGGCGCTTTTGTACCAGGCGATCGGCAGCCAGCTTTCCTGCATTCTGGTCGATAACGGTCTCTTGCGCAAGGACGAAGCGGCCGCCGTGATCCGCGAATTCTCGGGCCACTTCCGCACCGATTTGCACGTGGTCAAAGCCGAGGATCGGTTCCTGGCGGCGCTTGCCGAGGTGACCGACCCGCAAGAGAAGCGCAAAACGATCGGACGCGTGTTCATCGATTGCTTTGCGGACGAAGCCGCCAAGATCGAGGGGGCTGAATTCCTGGCCCAAGGCACCTTGTATCCCGACGTGATCGAAAGTGGCGCCGCCGTCGATGGGCCGGCCGCCACGATCAAGCTTCACCACAACGTCGGCGGATTGCCCGAAGATCTGAGCTTCGAATTGATCGAGCCTTTGCGCGACCTGTTCAAGGACGAGGTGCGCCGGCTGGGGTCGCAACTGGGTTTGCCCGATGACATTGTCTGGCGTCATCCGTTCCCGGGGCCAGGGCTAGCCGTGCGCTGTTTAGGTCCGATCACGCGCGATCGATTGGATCGGCTGCGCGAAGCGGACGCGATCGTGGTCGAGGAGATTCGTGCCGCGGGACTTTATCGGCAAACATCGCAATCGTTCGCCGTATTGCTGCCGGTGCAAAGCGTCGGCGTGATGGGCGATGCGCGGACCTACGAAGAAACGGTAGCGGTACGCTCGATCGACACCGAGGATTTCATGACCGCAGACTGGAGCCGGTTACCCTACGACCTGCTGGCGCGAATTTCGACGCGCATCATCAATGAGGTCAAAGGAGTCAACCGCGTGGTCTATGACATCAGCTCGAAGCCGCCGGCCACGATTGAATGGGAGTAGGCGAAGCGCGAAACGCTGAGTGCGGAGTGATGAACGGCAGAGATTTTGTTCCGCTCTGTTGGCCAGGTTTGGAACGCACGTAGCGCGGCTTGTCATGCCAACTTTGCCCCCCAGGCGTATTATTAGACAGGTGCCTGAGCGGTCGTTGGGCCTGGCCGAAAGTGCCCACCCGGTGCTTGAGCATCACGGAATTGCTTAACGAAAGGAGTAATCTTCGGCTCACCCACGGGGCCACACGAATGCAAATTCAACTGCAAGCCTTTGGAAAAAAAGGGGGCTCGTTACGTCGAGCGATCACGAGCGACCTGACGAAGCGCGGACACGATGTGCTGTCGGTCGTCAAAAAGGTCGACTTGGAACGCAAGCCGGGCTGGGCCAAAATCGTCGGCCGGGGACTGGCCGGAGCCTTGAATATCGAATGGGACGCGAGCGCCCACATGTTGCTGGCCCGGGCCATCACTAAGGCGGGCAACAAGCCGCATAAATTGCTGGCGGTGTTCCTGGAATATCTCATCCAGCGTCACGGCAAACGCATCGCCAGCATCAACATCCAATTGCGCTAACGGCCACCGGAAGCAGCGTGCCAGCGCAGTAACCATCGACGGACCGCGATCAAACAAGCATGAGCAGACAATACATCTATCAAATGGCCGGCTTGACCAAGAAGTACGGCCAGCGGGAAGTACTTAAGGACATCTGGCTCTCTTTCTATCCCGGCGCCAAGATCGGCGTGCTCGGGCGAAATGGATCGGGCAAGAGCACGCTGCTGAAGATCATGGCGGGCGTCGACCGCGATTTCGACGGCGAAGCGCGCCTCACCGACGGTTTCACGGTCGGCTACGTGCCGCAGGAGCCAATGCTTGATCCGTCGACCGACGTACGCGGCAATATCGAGCAGGCCGTCGCCGGCACGCGGCAATTGCTGCAAAAGTTCGAGGAAATCAATGCCCGCTTTGCCGAGCCGCTCGACGATGCGGCGATGGAAAAACTATTGGCCGAGCAGGCGCGCGTGCAGGACAAAATCGACCTCGTAAACGCCTGGGAATTGGATCGGCAGATCGAAATTGCGATGGACGCGATGCAGTTGCCCCCCGGCGACGCCGATGTCACGAAGCTTTCCGGCGGCGAGCGCCGCCGCGTGGCGCTGTGCAAGATGCTCTTGGAAAAGCCGGACCTGTTACTGTTGGACGAACCGACAAACCATCTCGACGCCGAGAGCGTCGCCTGGCTCGAACGGCACCTGGCCGAGTATCCCGGCACTGTCGTGGCCGTGACGCACGATCGCTATTTTCTCGATAACGTCGCCGGCTGGATCCTGGAACTCGATCGCGGTCGCGGTATCCCCTGGGAAGGGAACTATTCGTCCTGGCTGGAACAAAAGCAGGAGCGGCTGGCGCGCGAGGAGAAGGCCGCCTCAGCCCGGCAGAAGACCCTCGCCCGAGAGCTGGAATGGATCCGCATGGCGCCGCGCGCCCGACAAGCCAAGAGCAAAGCCCGCATCAAAGCCTACGAACAGATGTCGGCCGAGGCCTACGAAGATCGGCAGGAAGAATTCGAAATGCAGATTCCGCCCGGCAAGCATCTGGGCGAGCTGGTGGTCGAACTGGAAAAGGCCAGCAAGGGATACAACGACCGGCTGCTGATCGACGATTTGAGCCTGCACCTGCCGGCGGGCGGCATTGTCGGCATCATCGGACCCAACGGCGCCGGCAAAACCACGTTGTTTCGCATGCTGGTCGGGGAAGAGAAACCCGACTCGGGCAAGGTGCGCGTCGGCCCGACGGTCGAGTTGGGCTACGTCGACCAGAATCGCGACGCCCTGGATCCAGAGAAGACCGTCTTTGAGGAGATTTCCGGCGGTTACGACAACTTCGAGATTGGCGGCCGCAAGATTCCCGCGCGGGCGTACGTTGCGAGGTTCAATTTTCTGGGTTCCGACCAGCAAAAGGTCGTCGGCACGCTCTCCGGCGGCGAGCGGAACCGGGTTCACCTGGCCAAGTTGCTGCGCCGCGGGGCCAACGTCCTGTTACTAGACGAACCGACCAACGACCTGGATGTTGATACTCTGCGGGCCCTGGAAGAGGCAATCCTCAACTTTGCCGGCTGCGTGGTCGTGATCAGCCACGATCGCTGGTTCCTGGATCGCATCGCCACCCACATTCTGGCGTTCGAGGGGGATGGATACGTTCACTGGTGCGAAGGAAACTTCGCGACTTACGAAGAGCAGCGGCACGCAAGGCTGGGGACCGAAGCCGACCAGCCCAAGCGGTTCCGGTACAAGAAGCTGCAACATTAAGCTTTGCCGCATGAATGGCCGCGGCCCGTGGCCGAAAAATGATCCGAAGCAACTTGCAAACAGTCCACAATCGTGGTGCATAATAAGAAAGGCCTTGGGCTAAAGAATTGAGCCTGGCCTACCGACAGCGCGATATTCATCGTGCGGAAGGGATTTGATCAGGTCACTACCGTCTCGTGCGGATCGCCGAAGATTCAAGGCGGCCCAGGCGGGTCGTGGCATCCACGTCTGTTTTAGGGAGTCAGCTTTAGATGACTGTGTTGCACTCGGGCTCGACCAAAAAGTTCGCTGCGGGTTGGGAAGGAATATTCGCGCGCCGCTCGGCCAAGGG
The genomic region above belongs to Pirellulales bacterium and contains:
- a CDS encoding metallophosphoesterase family protein, with translation MKRALISDIHSNLEALEAVLADIRRQGIDEIYCLGDIIGYGPNPRECIDLVMKVNVCILGNHDQGALFDPEGFNSGAERAIFWTREQLEKPLGSPADNARRWDFLGELPRNRRENGFLFVHGSARNPLNEYVFPEDIYNQRKMEKIFSLIEHHCFQGHTHVPGVFTQSLNFLSPDEISYQHQLGPEKTMINVGSVGQPRDGDPRACYVVIEDDLVTFRRVEYPVEKTIVKIYETPELDNFLGDRLRDGR
- the tsaB gene encoding tRNA (adenosine(37)-N6)-threonylcarbamoyltransferase complex dimerization subunit type 1 TsaB, whose amino-acid sequence is MRILALETSGTTGSVAAFDDSRALSQAALDPALRSARTLAPAIAELLKQVAWKPRDVQMVAVGVGPGSFTGLRLGVMTAKAFAYAVGAQVLAISTLEAIARNSADGAGRVAVAIDAQRGEVYCGRYHFLAGGEVEREAEIAIISVDDWLASLNQETLASGPALVKLAERVNAAAHLAPRDKWLPDAAAIGRLAAQRAARGESDDLWSLAPCYLRRSAAEEKWETRAT
- the surE gene encoding 5'/3'-nucleotidase SurE; amino-acid sequence: MQILLTNDDGIYAPGLAALEQELVKLGDVTVVSPATEQSGVGHSITFLSPLVVKEVFEGKRSRGWAVEGSPADCVKLGIFEFCRNRPTLVVSGINGGLNAGINVLYSGTVAAAIEGAFFGITSIAVSLEFSETADFDRAAAMAVGVIKQILARKGDRSQLFNINIPTPALTSPKGVKVVPMGIERYGEHFEKRTDPRGRNYYWATSDPPPRRGAHETDLTALEAGYVTVTPLDFDLTRHELLDPMRAWDLKL
- the guaA gene encoding glutamine-hydrolyzing GMP synthase: MALDTAIANAPSPSTTDEKVLVLDFGAQYAQLIARRVREQNVYCEIVRHDITPERLREIAPKGIILSGGPSSVYEPGAPHCDPGIFRLGIPVLGICYGMQLACDALGGKVNNVQAREFGRANCEITRDDDLLAGLPRHTQVWMSHGDQVTQVSQDFEPLAATATCSIAAVKHKTLPVYGVQFHPEVTHTPQGREILANFLRRVCHTTGAWQLGDFAQQSIETIRRRVGDRRVICGLSGGVDSSVVAALLYQAIGSQLSCILVDNGLLRKDEAAAVIREFSGHFRTDLHVVKAEDRFLAALAEVTDPQEKRKTIGRVFIDCFADEAAKIEGAEFLAQGTLYPDVIESGAAVDGPAATIKLHHNVGGLPEDLSFELIEPLRDLFKDEVRRLGSQLGLPDDIVWRHPFPGPGLAVRCLGPITRDRLDRLREADAIVVEEIRAAGLYRQTSQSFAVLLPVQSVGVMGDARTYEETVAVRSIDTEDFMTADWSRLPYDLLARISTRIINEVKGVNRVVYDISSKPPATIEWE
- the ettA gene encoding energy-dependent translational throttle protein EttA, whose protein sequence is MSRQYIYQMAGLTKKYGQREVLKDIWLSFYPGAKIGVLGRNGSGKSTLLKIMAGVDRDFDGEARLTDGFTVGYVPQEPMLDPSTDVRGNIEQAVAGTRQLLQKFEEINARFAEPLDDAAMEKLLAEQARVQDKIDLVNAWELDRQIEIAMDAMQLPPGDADVTKLSGGERRRVALCKMLLEKPDLLLLDEPTNHLDAESVAWLERHLAEYPGTVVAVTHDRYFLDNVAGWILELDRGRGIPWEGNYSSWLEQKQERLAREEKAASARQKTLARELEWIRMAPRARQAKSKARIKAYEQMSAEAYEDRQEEFEMQIPPGKHLGELVVELEKASKGYNDRLLIDDLSLHLPAGGIVGIIGPNGAGKTTLFRMLVGEEKPDSGKVRVGPTVELGYVDQNRDALDPEKTVFEEISGGYDNFEIGGRKIPARAYVARFNFLGSDQQKVVGTLSGGERNRVHLAKLLRRGANVLLLDEPTNDLDVDTLRALEEAILNFAGCVVVISHDRWFLDRIATHILAFEGDGYVHWCEGNFATYEEQRHARLGTEADQPKRFRYKKLQH